A region from the Musa acuminata AAA Group cultivar baxijiao chromosome BXJ1-10, Cavendish_Baxijiao_AAA, whole genome shotgun sequence genome encodes:
- the LOC135595345 gene encoding zinc finger protein ZAT5-like: protein MSSEEKKSNTDLAEEAMDYGNRSSNSDQFTTASPVVKGKRTKRQRPAAAAPASSISSAELSSSTTEEEEDMANCLILLSRGRALDADPPGTQAAAEETAMATAGKAAPDVYQCKTCNKCFPSFQALGGHRTSHKKPKADEDRVQISTSSSTSKPAPTPSATNTGAGAGSNKPRVHECSICGSEFPSGQALGGHMRRHRPITPAEPPEAKKEKHVLSLDLNLPAPPDDDREEPPRPTSSAMPFPFELQQPLVFSASALVDCHY, encoded by the coding sequence ATGTCTTCAGAAGAGAAGAAGAGCAACACGGATTTGGCCGAGGAAGCGATGGATTACGGCAACCGCAGCAGCAACAGTGACCAGTTCACCACCGCCTCCCCGGTCGTCAAAGGCAAGAGGACGAAGCGGCAGAGGCCAGCCGCGGCCGCCCCGGCCTCGTCGATCTCGTCGGCCGAGCTCTCCAGCAGCACCACCGAGGAAGAGGAGGACATGGCCAATTGCCTCATCCTCCTCTCTCGGGGTCGTGCCTTGGATGCCGATCCACCAGGGACCCAAGCGGCAGCGGAGGAAACCGCCATGGCGACCGCCGGGAAGGCCGCGCCTGATGTCTACCAGTGCAAGACCTGCAACAAATGCTTCCCTTCCTTCCAGGCTCTCGGCGGGCATCGCACGAGCCACAAGAAGCCAAAGGCAGACGAGGATCGTGTGCAGATCAGCACGAGTTCCTCGACCTCAAAGCCGGCTCCGACGCCGAGCGCCACCAACACCGGCGCCGGTGCGGGCAGCAACAAGCCGAGGGTGCACGAGTGCTCGATATGCGGGTCCGAGTTCCCGTCCGGGCAGGCCCTCGGCGGCCACATGCGGCGTCACCGTCCGATAACGCCCGCGGAGCCACCGGAAGCGAAGAAGGAGAAGCACGTCCTCTCGCTGGATCTTAACCTCCCCGCACCACCAGACGACGACCGCGAGGAGCCGCCGCGGCCCACCTCGTCCGCCATGCCCTTCCCCTTCGAGCTCCAGCAGCCGCTTGTATTCTCGGCATCGGCTTTGGTGGATTGCCATTACTAA
- the LOC135594930 gene encoding protein SRC2 homolog: MAARYEVEVTVASARNLKNVNWRHGDLKPYVVAWVDPAAKCSTKVAVEGDDDDPVWDEKLTLPLPPGLPIEDATLAFDVVHAGAAEGVKPLVGSARLPLRDVLDEVGLSGKLVRALKLKRPSGRPQGKIEIKVAVKEQARYYGSPYGQATSRDYPPSSAGYGYGPPYAAAPSGYPYAQPPMGYPYGAPTGAGYYPYGAPPAVGYGAQAPPQPTMAYGQEEKSKSKFGMGTGLAVGAAAGMLGGLALAEGIDYAEDKIADDVAERVEDDLGGDDF, encoded by the coding sequence ATGGCCGCGCGCTACGAGGTGGAGGTCACCGTCGCCTCCGCCCGCAACCTCAAGAACGTCAACTGGCGCCACGGCGACCTCAAGCCCTACGTCGTTGCCTGGGTCGACCCAGCCGCCAAGTGCTCCACCAAGGTCGCCGTGGAGGGCGACGACGATGACCCCGTGTGGGACGAGAAGCTCACGCTGCCCCTTCCCCCTGGCCTGCCCATCGAGGACGCAACCCTCGCCTTCGACGTCGTCCACGCCGGCGCTGCCGAGGGCGTCAAGCCCCTGGTCGGCTCCGCCCGACTCCCTCTCCGCGACGTCCTCGACGAGGTCGGACTCAGCGGGAAGCTCGTCCGCGCCCTCAAGCTCAAGCGTCCCTCCGGCCGCCCCCAGGGGAAGATCGAGATCAAGGTTGCCGTCAAGGAGCAGGCCCGATACTACGGCTCGCCCTACGGCCAGGCCACCTCGAGGGACTACCCGCCTTCCAGCGCCGGCTACGGCTACGGGCCACCGTACGCCGCGGCGCCGTCTGGGTACCCCTACGCGCAGCCGCCGATGGGGTACCCCTACGGGGCACCGACCGGCGCGGGGTATTACCCCTACGGCGCGCCTCCGGCGGTGGGGTACGGGGCTCAGGCGCCGCCGCAGCCGACGATGGCGTACGGGCAGGAGGAGAAGAGCAAGTCAAAGTTTGGGATGGGGACGGGGCTAGCGGTGGGGGCGGCGGCAGGGATGCTGGGGGGGCTGGCGCTGGCGGAGGGGATCGACTACGCCGAGGACAAGATCGCCGACGATGTGGCGGAGAGGGTCGAGGATGACCTCGGTGGCGATGACTTCTGA
- the LOC135595344 gene encoding superoxide dismutase [Cu-Zn], chloroplastic-like — MAEAGGCAAPAVVGEEEGRYKLGLVSLTHTQCLICTPLPRCRVVGLRSMQAILAAAMAAHTVLLSASSPAFVFPGFSSASPARPFHSAIVGQPLRPASSTAKLVATAAKAKPLVVVAAAKKAVAVLKGNSSVEGVVTLVQEDNGPTTVKVRVTGLTPGLHGFHLHEFGDTTNGCISTGAHFNPNKMTHGAPKDEIRHAGDLGNIVANADGVAEATIVDNQIPLYGPNSVVGRAFVVHELEDDLGKGGHELSLTTGNAGGRLACGVVGLTPVE, encoded by the exons ATGGCAGAAGCAGGAGGCTGTGCGGCTCCAGCGGTGGTTGGTGAGGAAGAGGGGCGGTACAAACTTGGTCTTGTATCTCTCACACACACGCAGTGCCTTATCTGTACGCCGCTCCCTCGGTGTCGCGTCGTTGGGCTTCGGTCGATGCAAGCGATACTCGCCGCAGCCATGGCCGCCCACACCGTCCTGCTTTCCGCATCCTCCCCCGCCTTCGTCTTCCCCGGCTTCTCCTCGGCTTCCCCTGCGCGCCCTTTCCACTCCGCCATCGTCGGGCAGCCCCTCCGCCCCGCCTCTTCCACCGCCAAGCTCGTCGCCACCGCCGCCAAGGCGAAGCccctcgtcgtcgtcgccgccgccaaGAAGGCCGTCGCCGTCCTCAAGGGCAACTCCAGCGTCGAGGGCGTCGTCACCCTCGTCCAGGAAGACAATG GTCCTACAACAGTGAAAGTTCGTGTTACTGGACTCACACCTGGACTTCATGGTTTCCATCTA CACGAGTTTGGTGACACAACAAATGGTTGCATATCGACAG GGGCTCACTTCAACCCTAATAAAATGACACATGGTGCTCCTAAAGATGAAATCCGTCATGCGGGTGACCTGGGAAACATAGTTGCTAACGCTGATG GAGTAGCTGAGGCAACAATAGTGGACAACCAG ATACCATTGTATGGGCCAAATTCTGTCGTTGGCAGGGCCTTTGTGGTTCATGAACTGGAGGATGATCTAGGAAaag GCGGTCATGAACTCAGCCTTACCACTGGAAATGCTGGAGGAAGATTGGCATGCG GTGTCGTTGGTTTGACTCCGGTTGAGTAA
- the LOC135595343 gene encoding vegetative cell wall protein gp1-like — MSGANNSVETVNAAAAAIVSAESRVQQVTVPRRRWTAWLSVYWCFGSHRNGKRIGHAVLVPEPAFPMSDTPAVQNPNHPPEVRLPFVAPPSSPASFLPSPSTMQSPAGSLSLSALSPSSYSPSGPASIFAIGPYANETQLVSPPVFSTFTTEPSTAPLTPPPEPLHLTTPSSPEVPFAKLLTSSLDANCKKSEAYEFPYYQLHPGSPIGRLISPSSACSGTSSPFPDPEYHSAVDVSFQSFPVCEPPKIVSAEEIAARKLLPQHARNGGSLLDGQISAAASFVDSAIVPKNNEHIMDHRVSFELTAEEVTRCLERKVAISGEGSSETLTARNDRALPTSEPDNSQSVGIDDTYTDLPEQVQPPVTLPSVKEFKFDNSDGVPSEHSVGSDWWANEKVAGTATEHRKNWAFIPMIQPGVS; from the exons ATGAGCGGAGCTAATAATAGCGTGGAGACGGTGAATGCGGCGGCGGCCGCGATTGTCTCTGCAGAGAGTCGAGTCCAGCAAGTTACCGTTCCG AGAAGAAGATGGACTGCCTGGTTAAGCGTTTACTGGTGCTTTGGGTCTCATAGGAATGGAAAGCGCATCGGCCATGCAGTCCTTGTACCTGAACCTGCATTTCCTATGTCGGATACCCCAGCAGTTCAAAATCCAAACCATCCACCAGAAGTGAGGCTTCCATTTGTTGCACCTCCTTCCTCTCCAGCTTCCTTTTTGCCATCCCCATCTACCATGCAATCACCAGCTGGTTCTCTTTCGCTCTCTGCACTTTCACCAAGTTCTTATTCTCCCAGTGGTCCAGCTTCCATCTTTGCGATTGGGCCCTATGCAAATGAGACTCAATTAGTTTCACCCCCTGTTTTTTCCACCTTCACAACTGAACCTTCCACTGCTCCTCTTACACCCCCACCAGAACCTTTGCATCTCACAACGCCTTCATCTCCTGAGGTGCCATTTGCTAAATTGCTGACTTCTTCCCTTGACGCAAATTGCAAGAAGAGTGAGGCCTATGAGTTCCCATACTACCAGCTTCATCCTGGAAGCCCAATAGGTCGCCTCATATCGCCAAGTTCGGCATGTTCGGGTACATCTTCACCTTTCCCTGATCCTGAATACCATTCTGCTGTTGATGTCTCCTTCCAATCATTTCCTGTTTGTGAACCACCAAAAATCGTCAGTGCTGAAGAGATTGCCGCTCGAAAACTTTTACCCCAGCACGCTCGAAATGGTGGATCACTTTTGGATGGCCAAATATCAGCAGCTGCATCATTTGTGGACTCTGCTATCGTGCCTAAGAATAATGAACACATAATGGATCACAGAGTATCATTTGAATTAACTGCCGAAGAAGTTACACGCTGTTTGGAAAGGAAGGTAGCAATCTCAGGTGAAGGTAGCTCAGAAACATTGACTGCAAGAAATGACAGAGCTCTACCGACTAGTGAACCAGATAACAGTCAGAGTGTTGGCATTGATGATACCTACACCGACTTGCCAGAGCAAGTACAACCTCCTGTTACCCTCCCTTCAGTTAAAGAATTCAAATTCGATAATTCGGATGGGGTTCCTTCAGAGCATAGTGTTGGTTCAGACTGGTGGGCCAATGAGAAGGTCGCTGGTACAGCAACCGAGCATAGGAAGAATTGGGCTTTTATTCCAATGATACAGCCAGGAGTAAGCTGA